The Streptomyces puniciscabiei genomic interval CTCATCGACGGCCGGCCCCGCACGCTGGAGGAGATAGGCCGGCTGTTCGGGGTGACCAGGGAGCGGATACGGCAGATCGAGTCCAAGACCCTCAACAAGCTCCGGGACCACGCCTTCGCGGACCAGCTGAGGGGCTATCTGGACTGAAGGGGGGCCGCCGGCGGCGGCCCCCCTGTCGCCTAGTCCACCTCGGCCACGGCCTGCGCGAACTGGGCCTTGTACAGCCGGGCGTACGCACCGTCGGCCGCCAACAGCTCGGCGTGCGCGCCCTGTTCCACGATCGACCCGTTCTCCATGACGAGGATCGTGTCCGCGTCCCGGATCGTCGACAGCCGGTGGGCGATCACGAACGAGGTCCGCCCCGCCGCCAGCTTGGCCATCGCCTTCTGGATCAGCACCTCGGTGCGGGTGTCGACCGAACTCGTCGCCTCGTCCAGGACCAGGATCGTCGGGTCCGACAGGAACGCCCGGGCGATGGTGATGAGCTGCTTCTCACCCGCGCTGACGCCCGTGCCCTCGTCGTCGATCACGGTGTCGTACCCGTCGGGCAGGGTGCGGATGAACCGGTCGGCGTGGGCCGCCCGTGCCGCCTCCTCGATCTCCCCGCGGGTGACCTCCCTGGCCGCCCCGTACGCGATGTTCTCCGCGATCGTGCCGCCGAACAGCCAGGTGTCCTGCAGCACCATGCCGATGCCGGACCGGAGTTCGTCGCGGGACATCTTCCGGATGTCGACCCCGTCGAGGGTGATCCGTCCGCCCGACACCTCGTAGAACCGCATCAGCAGGTTGACCAGCGTGGTCTTGCCCGCCCCCGTCGGACCGACGATCGCCACCGTGTGACCGGGCTCCACCGTGAGCGAGAGGTCCTCGATCAGCGGCTTCTCCGGGTCGTACCGGAAGGACACCTGCTCCAGCCGGACCCGGCCGCGCAGTTCCTCCGGCCGCTCGCCCGGCACCGGATCCGCCTCCTGCTCCTCCGCGTCCAGGAGTTCGAAGATCCGCTCGGCCGAGGCGACACCGGACTGCACCAGGTTCGCCATCGACGCGACCTGCGTCAGCGGCATCGAGAACTGCCGCGAGTACTGGATGAAGGCCTGGACGTCACCGATGGAGAGCGCGCCGGACGCGACCCGCAGTCCGCCGACCACCGCCACCAGCACGTAGTTCAGGTTGGACACGAACATCATCAGCGGCTGCATGACACCGCTGTTGAACTGCGCCTTGAACGCGGCCTCGTACAGCGCCTCGTTCTGCTCGGCGAACTGCTTCGCCGACTCCTCCTGCCGGCCGAACACCTTCACCAGGGTGTGCCCGGTGTACATCTCCTCGACGTGGGCGTTCAGCTTGCCGGTGGAGCGCCACTGCTGCACGAAGTGCGGCTGCGAGCGCTTGCCGACCCGGGTGGCCACGACGAACGACAGCGGTACGGTCACCAGCGCGACCAGCGCCAGGATCCAGGAGACGTAGAACATCATCGCCAGCACGCCGATGATGGTCAGCACCGAGTTGATCAGCTGGCCCATCGACTGCTGGAGCGTCTGCCCGATGTTGTCGATGTCGTTGGTCGCACGGGAGAGCACCTCGCCGCGCTGGCGCTTGTCGAAGTACGACAGCGGCAGCCGCGACAGCTTCGCCTGCACGGACTCCCGCATCCGGTACATCGTCCGGTTCACGGCCCGGTTGACGAGCCGGGTGGCCACCGCCATCAGCAGCCCGGCGACCAGGAACGTGCAGAGCGCGAGCAGCAGGACGTTCCCGACGGCACCGAAGTCGATGCCCTTGCCGGGCGTGAAGTCGGTGCTCTTCAGCATGTCCGCGATGGAGCCCTGGCCATGGGCCCGCATCTGGTCGAGGACCTGCTGCTTGGTGGCCCCGGCGGGCATCTGCCGGCCGATGATGCCGGCGAAGACCAGGTCGGTGGCCCTGCCGAGGATCTTCGGGCCGATGACGCTGAGGGTCACGCTGACGACCACGCACAGCAGCAGGCCGTAGATCGTGATCCGTTCCGGTCTGAACTGGGCGACGAGCCGTTTGCCCGACCCCTTGAAGTCCATCGAGCGCTGGTCGGGGCCGCCCCCGGCCATCATGCGCATGGGCCCGGCCATCAGGCAGCCTCCGCTTCCGTCAGCTGGGAGAGCACGATCTCCCGGTAGGTCTCGTTGGTCGCCATCAGCTCCCGGTGCCGGCCGGAGCCGACCACCCGGCCCTCGTCCAGCACGATGATCCGGTCCGCGTCCCGGATGGTCGCCACCCGCTGGGCGACGATGACGACGGTCGCCTCGGCGGTCTCGCGGGCGAGCGCGCTGCGCAGGGCGGCGTCGGTGGCGTAGTCGAGCGCGGAGAAGGAGTCGTCGAAGAGGTAGATCTCCGGGCGCTGGACCAGGGTGCGGGCGATCGCGAGGCGCTGGCGCTGGCCGCCGGAGACGTTCGTGCCGCCCTGGGCGACGGGCGCGTCCAGACCGCCCTCCAGCTTGCTCACGAACTCCTTGGCCTGCGCCACCTCCAGCGCGTGCCACAGCTCCTCGTCGGTGGCGTCCGGGTTGCCGTAGCGCAGGTTGGTGGCGACCGTGCCCGCGAACAGGTACGGCTTCTGCGGCACCAGGCCGACCGTCCTGGCCAGCAGCTTCGGGTCGACGTCCTGGACGTCCACGCCGTCGACGAGGACCGTGCCCTCGGTGGCGTCGAACAGCCGCGGGACCAGTCCGAGCAGCGTCGACTTGCCGCTGCCGGTGGAACCGATCACGGCCGTCACCTCACCCGGCCGGGCCACCAGGTCGATGGCCTTCAGCACTGGCTCCTCGGCACCCGGATAGCGGAAGCCCGCGCCCCGGATCTCCAGATGGCCGTGCCGGCGCAGCTCGGTGACCGGCGCGGCCGGCGGCACCACGCTGGAGTCGGTCGCGAGGACCTCCTCGATGCGCTCGGCGCACACCTCGGCGCGCGGCACCATCATGAACATGAAGGTGGCCATCATCACGGACATGACGATCTGCATCAGATAGGCGAGGAACGCGGTCAGGTCGCCGATCCGCATCCCGCCGCTGTCGATGCGGTGCGCGCCGAACCACACCACCGCGATGGACGACAGGTTCACCACCGTCATCACGATCGGGAACATCAGCGCCAGCATCCGACCGGTGGCGAGCTGCATCTCGGTCAGCTCGGCGTTCGACTTCCCGAACCGGCCCTGCTCGTACTCGTCCCGGACGAAGGCGCGGATCACCCGGTTGCCGGTGATCTGCTCGCGCAGCACCCGGTTGACCGTGTCCAGCCGGGTCTGCATGGTCCGGAACAGCGGCCGCAGCCGGCGCACGATCAGCGTCACGGAGATGCCGAGCACCGGCACCACCGCGACGAGCACCCCGGACAGCGGGACATCCAGCCCGAGGGCCAGCACGATGCCGCCGACACACATGATGGGCGCCGACACCATCAGGGTGAACGTCATCAGGGCCAGCATCTGGACCTGCTGTACGTCGTTCGTCGTACGCGTGATGAGCGAGGGTGCTCCGAAGTGACCCACCTCACGCGCAGAGAAGGACTGCACCCGGTCGAAGACGGCACCGCGCAGGTCCCGGCCGAGCGCGGAGGCGGTCCGCGCACCGAAGTACACGGCGCCGATGTTGCAGACGACCTGCGCGAGCGAGATGCCGATCATCAGCGCGCCGAAGGACAGGATGTAATCCGTGTCACCCTTCACGACACCGTTGTCGATGATGTGCGCGTTCAGCGTGGGCAGGTAGAGGGTGGCGCAGGTCTGCAGGAACTGCAGCAGCACCAGCAGGGCTATGGATTTCTTGTAGGGCCTGAGATAGGACCGCAGGAGTCGTATGAGCACGCTAGGTCTCTCGGAGTCGGCGGGTGGGGGCTGGTCGGTTGCCCCTGGCCCCTATCGTCGGTCACTCCACCCGCGTTACCTCAACTGATTAACCCGACTGCGGACCAAGGACCGCCGGTGCCTCGGCCGCCGGTCCTAGGCCTCACACGCGGAACGCCCCCGGATGGGTCTGCTCCCGCACCGCCGTGAACTGCTGCCGCACCGCCTGCCCCACGGCCAGCTCGTCGCCCGGCTCCAGCACCTGCGCCGCCGCGCCCTGCCAGGCAGGCGGAGTACGCGGATCGAGGGTGCCCTGCGACACGCCGAGCGCCCAGGCCGCCTGCCGGGCCGCGCCGATCGCCGCGTAGTCCGCGGGCTGCGGGACGACGACCTGCGCGCCGAACAGCGAGGGTGCCGAGGCCTGTACGGCGGGCAGCTCGGCGGCCGGGCCGAGCAGGAAGATCCGCCGCACGTCCACGCCCCGCCCGCGCAGCACGTCCAGCGCGTCGCCCAGCCCGCACAGCATGCCCTCGAACGCGGCCCGCGCCAGATGCTCGGGCTTCATCGACTCGCGCCTGAGCCCGGCGAGCGTCCCGGCCGTGTGCGGCAGGTTCGGCGTCCGCTCACCCTCCAGGTAGGGGAGCAGGACGAGCCCGTGGGAGCCCGGCGTGGACTTCATCGCCAGCTCGGACAGGCTCTCCAGGTCCGCCAGCCCGAGGAGTTCGGCGGTCCCGCGCAGGGTCCGTACGGCGTTCAGGGTGGTGACGACCGGCAGGTGCATGCCGGTGGCGTCGGCGAGCGAGGTGATCATCCCGGACTGGTCGGCGAGCGCCTCGGGGTGCACCGCCATCACGGACCCGGAGGCACCGAGGGACACGACCGCGTCCCCCAGCCCGATCCCGAGCCCGAACGCGGCGGCCATGGTCTCCCCGGTCCCGGCGGAGATCAGCAGCCCCTCCGGGGTCGTACCGGCCGCGTCCGACGGGCCGATCACCTCCGGCAGCATCGCCTGATGCCCGAGCGCCAGCTCGACCAGGTCGGGCCGGTAGGCGCCGGTGGCGGCCGACCAGTACCCGGTCCCGGACGCCCCTCCGCGATCGGTGGTCCGGCGCACGGGCCGCCCGAGCAGCTGCCAGACCAGCCAGTCGTGCGCCTGGAGGAGTACGGCCGTCCGCCGGGCGTTCTCGGTCTCGTTCTTGGCGAGCCAGCGCAGCTTGGTGACCGGCTGGGCGGCCTGCGGCACACAGCCGACGGCCTGCGCCCAGGCCTCCCGGCCGCCGAGCGCGTCGACGAGATCCGCCGCCGCGACCTGCGCCCGCTTGTCGGCGCCGACCAGCGCCGGGCGCACGGTGTTGCCCTGGGCGTCCAGCGGGACCAGCGCGTTCTGCTGCGCGGACACGCCGATCGCCTGTACGCCCTCGAGGAGGCCGCCGCCGGCCGCCTCACCGAGGGAGAGCAGCCAAGCCTGCGGATCCACGTCGCTGGGCCGGCCCTCCACCGGGTGCGGGGCGTACCCCTGCCTCAGTACGGCACCGGTGTCCGTGTCGCAGACCACGATGCGCGTGAAATCCGGTGAGCTGTCCAAGCCGGCCACTATCCCCATGGATGGAATTTTGCAGCATCGGCGGGCATGAGGTGTCGACTGCGGGTGCGGGACCTGTTCCCTACGTGTTGCTGGTGCCCCAGTCGTCCTCCGGCGTGCCGTTCAGGTTCCGCTCGCGCAAGGACCTCACTCGCTGGGCCACGGTCTCGGGGACCCGGTCGCCGACCTTGTGGCTGACCGTGTGGAAGGCCTTGCCGGCGTACCGGCGGCCCTGCTGGGCGGCGGTCTCGGCCGTGTTGCGCACGGCGGGGTTCTGCGCGATCCGCTGAGCGGACTTCTTCAGCTGCTCGTAGCGCTCGCGTCCGGCCCTCGTGCCGAGTACGTAACCGAGGGCCAGTCCGGCGACGAACGTGAGCCGGTAGCGCATGGCTGCCACCCTTCCCTTGCCTGGGTCTGCTGGTGCGACGTGGGCGCCGGGGGAACCGATTGGCGGAGCACCCCCCTGCTTGCGCTAATGTATGTGTCGCAGCGAGCGCCCGCCCCCTGGCGAATACCCAGGTAGGTACGTTCGATGCAATCGAGGCGATCCTCCGTAGCTCAATTGGCAGAGCAGCCGGCTGTTAACCGGCAGGTTACTGGTTCGAGTCCAGTCGGGGGAGCTTCGGTCCTCCGTAGCTCAATTGGCAGAGCAGCCGGCTGTTAACCGGCAGGTTACTGGTTCGAGTCCAGTCGGGGGAGCGCGATGAACGAGGACCCCTTGGGGGTCCTTTTTCATGTCCCCGGGAACCGCCGCGCGTGCGCCGATGTCCTCAAGGTCATGAGCAGCGCGGAAGCCGACCATCCGAGAGCAGGAGATCGTATGAGCGGCTATGCTGCGGCAGACGGCGCGCACACTTGTACGCGACACGCCGCTATGGGGCGGTAGCTCAGCCGGTTAGAGCAGCGGACTCATAATCCGTCGGCCGTGGGTTCGAGTCCCACCCGCCCCACCAGGCGCCGCAGGTGCAGAATCGATCTAACCTGCGGGAACGCAAGAACGGGGGTCGCCACTCCACAGCGGCGACCCCCGTTCAGGCGTTCAGACCAAGATCCAGGGGACACGCAGGGGACGCGCGGCGGACACGGGAGGTCCAGGGGGTCGAGGCGCCCTCACGCCGCCTTCCGGCGGCTGCTCGCCGCTCCGCCGGGTAGCGGTCGTCGACGCTCCCGACCCGGACAACTCCAGGCCGTTGGCGGCGCGATGCTCCCTGATCCACTTCACTGCCGCCTCGGCGGCGTCCTCCTGGCCTCGGCCGGTGGCGGTGATCATGCCGAGGAGGCCGGCGCGGGGTCGGGGCTGCGCTCCAACGGCCCGGTTGTCCCTGATCGCCGCGCGCCGTGGGCGCCCCTCGTGCCGACGTGAGTGCGGGCGTGCCCCGGCCGGCAGCCGAAGGAGTCACGGACCGCTGAGCGGCCGTACATTCCGCCTGGCGGGCGGAGGTCGCCGAGGCCCTGGAACCTCGGCTTCCGGCAGCGCGGAACTCGCCGCGGGCGCTCAGGCACTGGTCGTCATCGAACCGCCGGCACACCTCCGACGGCTCGGAACACCAGGTGGCCGGCTCGCCATGGCCTCGGCCGTTACGCCACCCGGTGACATCGAGACCACCCTGTTCGCCGACAGCGGTACGACCAGCTGCTTGACCCGTACATGCTTGAACAGGCCGTGTCATGGGCACCCACCTCCTACCGGCGTCGACCGCCGGGCCGCTTCGGCAAGAGGGAGGCGTCATGGACCGTCGCATCCGGGTACGCGTCATCCGGCGCCCCGCCGCCCCGCGCGGCCAGGAGATCGACCGCAGGACGCCTTCGGGCCGCATCCTGCCGTACTGACCGGGCGAGTTGTCGCCGTGGGGCACCTGTCCGTTGCCGGGTGAGGCGCTCCGGGAGTCGCGTCAGGACGCGCGTCGCGCCCGCGTCACCTCCGGTAGCGGGCCGGCGCGGTGGGCCAGGTCGAGCAGGGTGCGTACGGTGCGTTCGGCCTCGCCCAGGCGGGGGTGCCACTGGGCGATGATGCCGACCGGGCGGATGGGCTCGGTCAGCGGCAGTTCGACCAGGTCACCCTCGTCCAGCTCCCGAGCGACCGTCAGATGCGGCAGCAGGGTGATGCCGTGGCCGTGCCCGAGGAGGCGGAGCAGGGCGGCCATCGAGCCCTGGAGCACCTTGTGCTGGGCGCCCGCGAGCAGGTCCCGGCCGAAGCGGTCCACCAGCATCTCCGAGGTGCAGCGGCGTTCGGCCACCAGGAAGTCGTGGTCCAGCAGTTGACCGGCGGTCACCGTCTCCTGCCGGGCCAGCGGATGACGCGGGGCCGCCACCAGCACCGTACGGCAGTGACCCACCACCGCGTGCGGGCGGACCGGGGGGACGCCGTTGTCGTACTCGAACATCAGGTCCAACTCGCCCTGCGAGAAGGCTCTTTCCAGGGGCTTGCGCGGGGCCACCGTCAGCACGACGTCCGCGCCGGTGCCCGGGCCGCCCGCGCCGTACTCCAGTGCGGCCAGCACCTCGGGCAGCCACACATGGGCCAGTGACTCCGGCGCCCCGATCCGCAGCCGGGGCCGGTCGCCGCGGGCCGCCCGGCGCATCCGCTCCTCCAGCTCCAACGACTCGCGCGCGTGCGGCAGCAGCCGGGCGCCGGCCTCGGTGAGCACCGCTCCCGTGCCCGTCCGCACCAGTACGCTCACCCCCAAGTCGGCTTCCAGGCGCTGGAGCTGGGCGCTCACACTGGACTGGGCGTAGCCCAGGGCCTGGGCGGCGGCGGAGATGCCGCCGTGCTCGGCGACCGCGACGAAGGCGCGCACATAGCGGGAGTCCACGACGGCAGCCTAACCAATCCATCGGACTTTCCGATGCCCCCATCGAAAGTGCGGCGTCGCGAGCACCGCGCCGTCCGGGACACG includes:
- a CDS encoding ABC transporter ATP-binding protein, with the protein product MAGPMRMMAGGGPDQRSMDFKGSGKRLVAQFRPERITIYGLLLCVVVSVTLSVIGPKILGRATDLVFAGIIGRQMPAGATKQQVLDQMRAHGQGSIADMLKSTDFTPGKGIDFGAVGNVLLLALCTFLVAGLLMAVATRLVNRAVNRTMYRMRESVQAKLSRLPLSYFDKRQRGEVLSRATNDIDNIGQTLQQSMGQLINSVLTIIGVLAMMFYVSWILALVALVTVPLSFVVATRVGKRSQPHFVQQWRSTGKLNAHVEEMYTGHTLVKVFGRQEESAKQFAEQNEALYEAAFKAQFNSGVMQPLMMFVSNLNYVLVAVVGGLRVASGALSIGDVQAFIQYSRQFSMPLTQVASMANLVQSGVASAERIFELLDAEEQEADPVPGERPEELRGRVRLEQVSFRYDPEKPLIEDLSLTVEPGHTVAIVGPTGAGKTTLVNLLMRFYEVSGGRITLDGVDIRKMSRDELRSGIGMVLQDTWLFGGTIAENIAYGAAREVTRGEIEEAARAAHADRFIRTLPDGYDTVIDDEGTGVSAGEKQLITIARAFLSDPTILVLDEATSSVDTRTEVLIQKAMAKLAAGRTSFVIAHRLSTIRDADTILVMENGSIVEQGAHAELLAADGAYARLYKAQFAQAVAEVD
- a CDS encoding ABC transporter ATP-binding protein, translating into MLIRLLRSYLRPYKKSIALLVLLQFLQTCATLYLPTLNAHIIDNGVVKGDTDYILSFGALMIGISLAQVVCNIGAVYFGARTASALGRDLRGAVFDRVQSFSAREVGHFGAPSLITRTTNDVQQVQMLALMTFTLMVSAPIMCVGGIVLALGLDVPLSGVLVAVVPVLGISVTLIVRRLRPLFRTMQTRLDTVNRVLREQITGNRVIRAFVRDEYEQGRFGKSNAELTEMQLATGRMLALMFPIVMTVVNLSSIAVVWFGAHRIDSGGMRIGDLTAFLAYLMQIVMSVMMATFMFMMVPRAEVCAERIEEVLATDSSVVPPAAPVTELRRHGHLEIRGAGFRYPGAEEPVLKAIDLVARPGEVTAVIGSTGSGKSTLLGLVPRLFDATEGTVLVDGVDVQDVDPKLLARTVGLVPQKPYLFAGTVATNLRYGNPDATDEELWHALEVAQAKEFVSKLEGGLDAPVAQGGTNVSGGQRQRLAIARTLVQRPEIYLFDDSFSALDYATDAALRSALARETAEATVVIVAQRVATIRDADRIIVLDEGRVVGSGRHRELMATNETYREIVLSQLTEAEAA
- a CDS encoding FGGY family carbohydrate kinase, producing MGIVAGLDSSPDFTRIVVCDTDTGAVLRQGYAPHPVEGRPSDVDPQAWLLSLGEAAGGGLLEGVQAIGVSAQQNALVPLDAQGNTVRPALVGADKRAQVAAADLVDALGGREAWAQAVGCVPQAAQPVTKLRWLAKNETENARRTAVLLQAHDWLVWQLLGRPVRRTTDRGGASGTGYWSAATGAYRPDLVELALGHQAMLPEVIGPSDAAGTTPEGLLISAGTGETMAAAFGLGIGLGDAVVSLGASGSVMAVHPEALADQSGMITSLADATGMHLPVVTTLNAVRTLRGTAELLGLADLESLSELAMKSTPGSHGLVLLPYLEGERTPNLPHTAGTLAGLRRESMKPEHLARAAFEGMLCGLGDALDVLRGRGVDVRRIFLLGPAAELPAVQASAPSLFGAQVVVPQPADYAAIGAARQAAWALGVSQGTLDPRTPPAWQGAAAQVLEPGDELAVGQAVRQQFTAVREQTHPGAFRV
- a CDS encoding LysR family transcriptional regulator yields the protein MDSRYVRAFVAVAEHGGISAAAQALGYAQSSVSAQLQRLEADLGVSVLVRTGTGAVLTEAGARLLPHARESLELEERMRRAARGDRPRLRIGAPESLAHVWLPEVLAALEYGAGGPGTGADVVLTVAPRKPLERAFSQGELDLMFEYDNGVPPVRPHAVVGHCRTVLVAAPRHPLARQETVTAGQLLDHDFLVAERRCTSEMLVDRFGRDLLAGAQHKVLQGSMAALLRLLGHGHGITLLPHLTVARELDEGDLVELPLTEPIRPVGIIAQWHPRLGEAERTVRTLLDLAHRAGPLPEVTRARRAS